acatttggaagtaagtagtttatgtatttttatgttaattctcattttatgttatatatcatatttactaataaatgtttgtaaattaggatgatttgtttgatattgggcgtactagatatggagaagggcatatgcctgggatcttgagaggcattgatacttcgtgtgctaaaaagtattctgactggaagtacgatattaaagagcatttaacgattaatgggccacaaaatcgttatggtggttgcacagatacgcagtggcaaaaagcaattgaatttttccgacgcccagaaattacgatattaatttcttgctaaacttaactatcttaattaaatatattactaacgataactttttgcagaaacgttctgtggtcaacaaggaaaatagaaggaaactgaaagagcttagctatggaggttctcagtcaattcCAGCCctgcgctataaaaaagttagttaattaattatttttttagtcaatcccaccagaaaggatatggacgtatccttaacataagggaccgaactccatttgattttcgtccttcacaaactagagatgaagagttgtctgagatgagagagcgtcttcgacagttagaggagcatgtccggactcattgtatcaccccgggatctcaatttgccccaccaccacccgatgatctcgatgttggagcaccgactcagtaggacttttgtatgaattttattacaattgactattacattatcatgtttaacacaactctttattttgattcagcgaacatactcttatgtttttatttatatgtttaatataagtgttttaattttattctatttttttatatttaattcaaattaattaaataaataaataaatattacaaatataaaaaaaaattctggaaaagtctataccgaggacattgtcctcggtatataccagcaggatgtcggtatataccagtacgatgacaaattggggttggttgtaccgaggacatttgtcactttctaccgaggacattgtcctcggtaaaacctataccgagaacatttttaatgtcgtcggtagaaATTTTGTTTTACCGACGCGGATGTACCGATAACTttctaccgacgacattgtctcgGTAGAGGTTATACCGAGGACTTTTGGGCTTATACCAAGGACATTTGTTCTCAGTATAggccttgttttttgtagtgaTAAAAGGATTATCATTCTCTTTTCAATCACTTTTTTGTaaacaacataataaaaattataattatgattCTTTTACATTTTATTCCCATTCATTTATCTATTAATTGGTTTAGATTCTCAACCTCGTGCATAGAAAATAACAACGTTATCACTAGGCCACATGTTCAATAGTAATTTTGGGctatttatattttttgtaatataaatatatgttagaACTTGGTTCTTATAAATTATAATCTATCTTAATAATATATCAAACATTACTATATAAAGGTTATCGGACGTTTAATTAAGTACCATGATAAGCTTATTTAGCTTGCACAATAGAATAGGGAGAGAGTTATTTGTTATACGTACGTACACATGTATAGTATATGCATGAGGCTCGACACACAACATTTTGAAGCTGCTGCATGATGGGATAGTGAGACCATAAACATAACTAGaagataaaatatatttattattattattattaaatacaAGTGGCCACCAGAGGTTGGTCTGGTGGGaccaatatataattaattacaaattcaTTGAATATATATGTGACGATCGAGAAGTGCATTCTATGAATTACTTTTGATCGAATCAACCATGGCGTTCTACCTTGAATATTCAAGGCGTGGTATTACGCGCCAAATAGGACCGTAAGAAATCTTGCATTAACGGTATCAATTTTCTGATGACTTTTTACCGCCATCCCAACTTGACGggaaaaatcatatatatatatatatgtatatataagtaACATAGATGTTTTGAGGAGATAAGCGTCAAACACATATTGAGTAgtgtgataattaattaattaaagagagGCAATTAGAGCACTTGTTTTTCTTGCTTATTCAATTTTTCGATCGAATCATAGACATAATGGTGAGTACTACTTCTGCACCTGTTTCTGTTTCTGGTAAGGGAAAAAAGTTCACAGTTCTGAGCATTGATGGAGGTGGTGTTAGAGGCATTATCCCAGGCACTCTTCTGGCTTTTCTCGAATCCAAACTTCAGGTAACTAATAAATCTTTCTGTTTTGTAACCTCTTCTAAAGCTTTAACTATCTATAATCATATCATCaattcatatatacatataacttAGTGAATTATTACTCATGAGAAAATTTTATGACTACGTACCAGGAATTGGATGGACCAGATGCAAGACTTGCAGACTATTTCGATGTAATATCTGGAACAAGCACTGGTGGCTTAGTCACCACCATGCTTGCAGCTCCCAACAAGGACAACCGACCCATGTTCGCTGCTAAAGACATCAACGACTTTTACTTACAACATACGCCTAAGATTTTCCCTCAAAGGTAACATATTATAATTATAACTATACATTTACATATATACTATAcaataattctcatgtatatatatatttgtgtgtgaAACAGTGGGAATTCTTTCTTTGGATCGATATCAACTTGGATGGACACCTTAACGGGGCCTAAGTACGATGGAAAGTATCTTCATTCGCTTCTAAACAGTCTACTGGGCGATCTCACTCTCAGCCAAACCCTAACAACTATAGTTGTACCAGCTTTTGATATAAAGCTCGTTCAACCTTGTATTTTCTCCACCAGCGATGTAAGCTATATACATACAATAAAACGACGATGTTAGCTTTATTTacgatatatgtgtatatatttataaggtcataataataattaattaattaaccatGCATACAAATTCGCAGGGAAAAGAAAGTTCTTTGAAAAATGCTAGACTAGCAGATGTTTGCATCAGTACCTCTGCAGCTCCCACTTTTCTCCCAGCACATAGTTTCACCACTAGTGATGACAAGGGAAACACTCGTAGTTTTGATCTCATTGATGGTGCTGTTGCTGCAAATAATCCAGTAAGtctattaattttctttttggaccaatatgtatttatatatatatatgatcataatTATTATTAGTAACTAATTATGTTTATTATCAAATGCAGTCTATGCTGGCGATTAGTCACATCACCAGAGAAATAGCAAAGAAGAATAACAAAGAAGATGAGGTTGTTGATGAAGAAGCTGCCATGGATGGAACTAGTATGCTAGTGCTGTCATTGGGAACAGGTGCAGCTAAGCTTGAAGAGAAGTACAGTGCTGCCACTGCCTCCCAATGGGGTCTCATCAATTGGATTTTCGACAATGGCAGCACACCCATCATTGACATTTTTGCTGATGCAAGTTCTGATGTTGTTGATTTTCTTGTCTCCACTCTCTTCCAATCTCGACATCACAAGAAAAATTACCTTCGTATTcaggtatataattaataattttttttactaattagcTAATTAATAATGACACTACAGTACATGATGAGGACTTGTTATAATTGTTTAATATTATTGTATGTTCAGGATGATACATTGGTTGGGAATGAGTCATCGGTCGATATAGCGACTACTGAGAATCTACAAAGACTTGTGGATATTGGAACAAAGCTACTAGAGAAACCAGTTTCGAGGGTAGATTTGGAAACTGGTAAGTATCAGATTGTTGAAGGAGAAGGTACTAATGCAGAAGCTCTTGTCAATTTTGCCAAACTTCTATCCAAGGAGAGAAAATCAAGATTGATGAATACaaaatgatcatatatatatgtgtatgtatacgtagtcttgttctttttttcttttggaaagaaaagtaatttttaaatttattgtgttttctAATTGAATTAGTAGAGATGTTAATTGAGATATGTAAACATTCCACGCTCAGTTGTATGTAATTTTcattttttctattaattttgATGATTGTAAGTTCGAAATTTCAGTCTATTAATTAGTTCATTCATTTGGCATTCGCAATGGCAAAATAACAAAAATCCTCTTTACATTATTGCAAATGAATGTGAATCCCTTATATGTTATTGATGagtggaatatatatatatatatatatcttctatataataagtgtgtagataaagtaaattttttgttttttaaatgttaaatttagcagaatattcttatatttaacggtagtttgtaaacacttaaacttaaataaaataaaataaataattaaaaaaattaaaatatgatatttttgagatattttacaatgataattatttaaaaataataaataatttaaaaaaattaaaataagatatttttgagatattttacaataataattatttaaaaataataaaatcatacgttttataacttaaataaaatttaattaaacataaactcacttattagaataataccatattaaacatataatataatctactctGAATTAGCACcaaattactttaaaaaaaaaaaaaaaaaaactagcaagaaacttaaatttaaaattcacgtataatatttaatattacattaaacatataatatataatctcttgttgtcattcccaaattcaaaaacgaGAACAAACATgaacttaaacaaaaacaaataaattatttaattaaaataagatatttatttcaaaatttatatgatattaatataaatttaataaaaataattaataaattctataaataaaactaagcaaacatgcatattGTACGTTACTTGTATCTAGATCTAAATATACCTAATTTATTGGCATATACTCAACCTAGCAAAACACATTTTGCATTAATTAATGTAAAACgccatttaattatataaaataatatgtgtATTATGTCGCTTATTAATTCAAAACACTGTCAAATTAAACCAGAGCTAAAAGAAGAAGATATATTCTAATCAATTCAATATTTAAtatatgtaaataaaaaaaatattaagacacattttaacaaaaacagagcaaccGATCTATGTATTTAAAAgaggaaatttgagtttttatgcttaatgaggtgtccttaatacaaaaaatgttaggcattctaatcatttaaaaaaaatgttaaatcttttgataatacacatctcaaacttgtagatcttgaaaaagtacccaaaataaaaaaaatcaccccaaacggacaccgagtgaaaaattacgcaTCTTTCAAGAATCGCAGCGAACaccatcgaactactatcgaacgtccatcgaaccaccatcgagcaacatcgattttttcatgaaaatattgattttgaaggccccctcgagctggcatcgagcaccatcgaactacgtcgattttctacagatttcaaagtttcagatctgaaaaaaaaaatcacaaaaaatcatgctcagatctattcgaaatgtagtattttagtgtcctaagtgaggAATACTTTCCGTTATAttgatttctattatattttactttacccatatatttttttttagagagaaagttgagaggaatgggttgagggtgagagagggaagagagaagaggaagtagATGGAAAAAACTATGAGagtggtattttaggtattgTCAAATAATTGgcattttttaaatgatttaaatgtcTAGCATTTTTTTGACTTGTAACCCCTCATTAAGCATGAAAACTCAAAATTCCCTTTAAAATTAAACGacaaataaacataaataataataaaggaAAGCAATTGTACATGCACTTTGCATCACAAGGGTAAAATACATTAATTTATATCTTAATCAATATAAAGTACATAATTTGGGCCCATTGGGACAGCTTGggcatggccaagccttacatCTGTCTATAGTATTTTAGCTCggactggtccgcgtgggcttctaaggagatcctggggacaagatctgtcaaagtagtggcagtactgtttcctaggaacagtgtatgTTCTGTGCGTACGCTCTTCTGTAGGTTAGTTGAACAGATCAACTTCCGTGTTTCTCGGGGACATGTCAACGTCAGGGAAGATCAGGCCTACCCTACCCGGAAGTCTAGTCTGCGTTCATTTACTAATATCCCGGTGTCTTTACCGGAGTCTCGGTTCAGTCACCAGGACTCGGGTTCGTTTGCCAAGATGGACATTATGACACTGAAAATCTCCCCTGGATTCTTGACAAGGTCTATTTCCATCGACTAGTTAGTCTGCTACCTCTATTGGCATCTCGGAGAGGATGCAGGTTGGTTAGGATTGGGAAGATGAGTCTGACCTGCATCTTAGTCCCGGTTCCTTCGTTATGGTCGTGCCCATCGAACGTTGTTGAGCTCAACGATGATTGAGCTATCAGAACTTCTCCCTTCCCCGTTCATTGGGCTCAGGATGGATCCGGATCCCTTAAAGAGGACCCATGGACCCACTGAGTCAGGCCACGTGTCACGGGTAGAAAACAAGGATAACATATAGTATTTTGGAAAATGgtattgatgatgactttgggaaATATATGTCCTTTTACTTTTAGACGAAACTTTTGGCAAATAATATACCACCTTTTTGTTGAGATCATAATAATATTCCTAAGGGCAACAAAACATAGCAATGTTGCATTCCGATGTGGTTCAACATCTCTTTCTTCAATTGCCAAAGAATCTTGAACCTATTCTCATCAAGTCAAACCCATGTACCAAACACCCCCTAATAGTCATCAATTGATCAACACCTCCCCCTTCACGTATTCTGAAGTCAATGaggatttattttcttttattgtttaaaattgacatcttcaactACTTATTCTGAAGTCTTGGCAAATCAATAGTCATGATTGGGATCTTCCTGTGTTGGCACCCGATCAAAATCACCTAGTTGGCTACAAATGTTGAAGTTGAGTATAGCATACTCTTAACATAATAACTCTATGACAACACCAAATTAAGGTCATTTTGGGATTTCTCACAATGATCATAGCGCTAGCAATCATCGTCACGTTTGAAATTTTGCAATGTTGTTGATTGATGGAACCAAATTTACCCTAATTAATTGgatattttcaat
The genomic region above belongs to Humulus lupulus chromosome 1, drHumLupu1.1, whole genome shotgun sequence and contains:
- the LOC133779398 gene encoding patatin-like protein 3; its protein translation is MVSTTSAPVSVSGKGKKFTVLSIDGGGVRGIIPGTLLAFLESKLQELDGPDARLADYFDVISGTSTGGLVTTMLAAPNKDNRPMFAAKDINDFYLQHTPKIFPQSGNSFFGSISTWMDTLTGPKYDGKYLHSLLNSLLGDLTLSQTLTTIVVPAFDIKLVQPCIFSTSDGKESSLKNARLADVCISTSAAPTFLPAHSFTTSDDKGNTRSFDLIDGAVAANNPSMLAISHITREIAKKNNKEDEVVDEEAAMDGTSMLVLSLGTGAAKLEEKYSAATASQWGLINWIFDNGSTPIIDIFADASSDVVDFLVSTLFQSRHHKKNYLRIQDDTLVGNESSVDIATTENLQRLVDIGTKLLEKPVSRVDLETGKYQIVEGEGTNAEALVNFAKLLSKERKSRLMNTK